The genomic window ATCCAGACAGGATAGAAGAACGACAGTTTTAATAGTTTTCTGTTAAATTGTCCCCATTGATATCCAAATaatcaatagtggttttatttcaatagtggttgcaaggtgatttttctaataaaatacattcccaattactattgaaataatttatttcaatagtggttttatttcaatagtggttgcaacaatgCCCCCTTTAATTTCGAAGCAATGCTCCGTGCCTgagaatacttttaaaaaatcaacattttcatcAGATTTACGTTGTCAACTttgtatattttgcaaaatatccttttattagcattttattaaaaaaacgaacataaaactttgaaaataagCCGAGGCTTATTTTGAGTTTTGGTAAAAAATAGGGGGCTTATTTTCAATTCACGGTTTATTATCCAAACAAAATACCGGAAAATGAGGAGAGCAAAACCACGCCTTAATATGAAACCAATAAATTGTAATCAATCGATTGTGATCTACTTGTTTGTTCTATAATATCCAGCTTAAAATCTGTATCATTTCGGTCGAATCTTTAACAGCTTACATTCAGTATGTGAGAAGGCTATATAGCTAGTCTTGGACTTGTTAAATACCAAAAGACTTATTAATAAGATGGTAAAATGCAATAATTAGGATATCAATGATGATAAATCTATTGTATATCAAGTTGGTGAcaatcatcttcgctagccaagggtgacgatcTGCTCTGCTACTGAAACGAAGATGGTGCCAAATTGATTaagatgcatttttcttttatcagAGTTTTATATTCTAACATCAAGATCACAACAAAATATTGTGCTGCAGCTTATCTTTAAGCACTAAGCCTATAAAATGGAATTGTACCCCCATTTACTTTTGAGAAAGTGTGATATTGATGACATGACCTTGAAAACTGGCCTTAAATAAGGGTCATGACACACCAAGCCTCATAAGTAACCTCAAATTGTGACAAGTTATGTATGAGGCTCCTACATTTCTTATCATAAAGGCTATGGGTTATTTATTGGAGTCAGACTCCAAAAAAGTGTTGCACTGACATGTAAACACTGACAAAGGGACGAACAGACAAAGAGTCTATACCGGTATTATCCTTTCCTAGGATTAAGCATTTGTCTCTCAGTTATGATATGTTACTACAAAATCATTCGGAAATTGTTTACAAGTCCATTGAAgtgaaatacataaaattaagaaaatatgtccaatatcaatgaaaattttagTGGTACATTCTAACAAATTACGAATGTATGCAAATTTAATATGAGTTGCGCATGatgttttgaaattaagaaatgtttaatttaaaatagatTCATCATGAATTTTGCAGCAaactaaacacattttgttgaaAGTTTCTCCCAAACACATTCCTTTATGTAACGGGATTTCCCAGCAATAATGACGACAATCCTTTCTCTTAATTTCTTTaatgatgttatatttttttttatactctgtaatatattatgataaaaataaatataacatcattgtataatatcaagtcataaaatacatttatacattattACAATAGAATTATCTTTCCattgaaatatacacaaatCATCGTTCCCATATACATATAATTCCATTCAGTCCAATATTAGAAAGACACAattaagggaaataactctcaTCAATTTCAACACAcaaaagttatctttcttttacaataaaatattaaaatacacaaTTATAAATCATACCAATTTATGGAATTGAGTCCGGTTCCTCAATTTAATCCTTTATCTTCAATTACTGATGTTAATAGATCTGAATATTAAATACATATCTAAATACATGTTCCTTACATATATTTCCTATTCacattataaaacaatttaatatttcctttgaaatatttactattatatatatgttctaTGCCTCCGGCTTGTGCaccatgtatcaaaccctgactactatttaggcatagcaCATGctcaacacaacactattatataattaatcgattcagaaatttaaaccaatattttaaaatctgcttCTTTGGTTTACGATGGCTACAGCTAAAAAGATAgatatttaaaagataagcttgtttaTGCACACTTGCACAATGCCAGAGCATATGAAGAACAGAATTCTTCATATGAACATACACTGTATATGAAAATTAAGTAGAACCGCTACATGAAACAATTATAGATATTTGGTTTTATTGAAACACGCGtgaaaagtttaaattgatttcaCAACACCAAATGGTGTTTGATTTGACGGtttctatatatgtacatgtagagtgTAAAAACAGAAATGTCTACTAGATAAAAAGAATCATCATATGTAACGTTATACATTGTATTGCCAGGGAATTGCGTATCCGTTATTTTCCCGGGTTCTTTTGAACTTTTTGAATACTAGCCATTTATTGAAAATCGAGATGATTAGTTTTTAGCGCAACCTCTCATAAACCGCTGCATGGACTGCAATGTAGGTATAAAGGACAAAATGTGCCgatgtacataattatgtttGTCACCTAGAAATTCCGATTCCATTATTTTCAGCATTATCATCTAACATTAATCTCTTGTTTGTTACATGTCAATtccttttttgtttcaattaacCGCTTTATCACCTCCACTGGCCATCTTATCTTTATAGCATATAAAGAGATATGGAATCAAGgaaattgggaaaaaataaagataaataatattgaaaagcATAGTAATTTCAACAAATAGTGCTTGCATTTTTAATTTCCTGAATTAATTGTGTCCTAGTTTGAAAATAATTGCATtgggaaaaaattaaatgcatgtttaATTCAAAAGAAGTAACACCACCTGATACAATATGTATCTATATAGTTATTGGCAATTAATAATTGCTAATTACTTCCGGTATTCCCGGATAAGGTATCTTGTGGAAAAAAGGTTGAAAAAGTGACGttagtaaataaatttatacgtatgtattttctctcattttcaattttgataagGTTTGGGACAAGAAAGGAACCATTCTGATATCCTGGAAAGAAAACCAAGAAGACCTTCGATACGTCTGGGACACAGGCAGCTGACCCAGGCGTCACCAGTTTTCCTTAAGTCAATACTCTTCGATCCTCAAATCTGAATATTGACTTCAAATTCATGCACTTTTCTTTGAAGGATTTGAGGCGaagaataatttgactgttttgaaaattttggtgacggtgATGCCGGatgttaaaaaaagtattttttatagCAAGATACCCCTGCACTACAATTATTTCATACACGTGGCGACCATTATCATTATACAGGGTATTATCTTGCGATACGAAGAACTATTTTTAACGTCAAGTACCTGCATGTGGTCTGGGAGTAGgtttcatttcaaaattctgTCTTGAGCATTTCCTTTTTGAACGGCAAGCAATATTAATCAAAAGAATCGATCACCCTAAGATCTATCATTGTATTCGGTTCTGCCTAGAATTGttatatatactgtggaatcaattTCATTCGGAGGAAGGGGGTGTTTCAAAGTTCGTGGGTAGCCAACATTTTCTTGGTTCGTGaggacgtaatttcgttggtagcAAGTTCTTTTtcgtaaataaatattaaacatctGCTTGCATACacgttcgtggggatgtaaattcatcGGCCTCGAAAGCCACGAATTTACACccccacgaacaatgatgattccacagtactgaacttcgaaaaagaaaaaaagaacgaacgaaaatattattcaaatatcAGTTAAGTTAACATTATTTAGTATTATAGATGTACTCATTTTCTTGCATTCATATCTAGGTTCTAATTAAGTTTCTATATCTATCAATTCATAACCCCATAAAAACATTGTTTGAGAACAAAATTCGTGTGAACCGATacattattttcctttttattacTAATATACAGTAAGTCTGTTTTTTTTGCACGTTGCAAATTGCGTGAAAATGACTTTTGTCGAGATTTGAAACTACGATACACTTCATAAATAaatccatttaaaatttttataattatattctttttaaataactgTTTCATGAGTGCATgaataaaaaattggaataacaTCTATAGTGTACACCGAAGAATATCTTCTAAATGAAATATGTGAACAGTCTTAAATCGAAAAGATAGAATGGTTTATCTTTTCGATTAAAGACTGTACACATATTTCATTGAGTGTCCCAACAACATTAACATCTTTAACAtcttaacacccccccccccacaaataaaaaaaaaaaaactaaaaaaaaaaaaaacccaagaaaCAAGAAAAAGGCAGAGCGTTTGCTAACAACGTTTAGTACAATAAAAGCAGTTTATTTCGCGACACTATTTTGTTAGCTTTTGAGCATTCTGAAGGAAACCACTGATAGATATCAAACACAACATGGCCCAGTAACATTCGAGGTTTGGCTGATACACCATTccataaaaaaatctataaattgccccttcatttctttttttgaaaaatacagtaTACATCATGCAACTGAGTTCATATTACAATGCAAGGAATAttctttcaaaaacatatacatgcatCCAAAATTCATATCATACTTTTGAAATTCAGTATGTGGTTGCTACTTCTTAAATTTCATCtaggtttttaatttgtttttcaattcaatttgaaaaaaacctgCTTTGTTATCAAAATCAGTCACATGATCAGAACAATTTTCCTCAAATAGGATATTTCCCCATtgaaaaggcataaaacatgtattagaGAAGAGCTAATTAATACCGAGCTTTTCTAGACCATTTCTGACGGTAAGTCAAACGCTCTGGGTTTTTAAGTAATACTTATTATTGAAAAAGTGCTTTGAATTAAcatatttatatgcatgtatttatgtaATGTATGACTTCTCAATTTACAATCATATTTTTAGTGGAATGCAAAACGGTATATGTAGGATTTTAGAAATACTAAAACATCTGCAAACTACACATAAACTACTAATTACCGTACACACTCTACTTCTTTATTTAAGATGATGAAATGGAAGAAAACTAGAGGTATGCTGGACAGACAGCTATGTGTTTCAGTAGTTTTGATGTGTAAGTATTACTAGTAAGTAAGCAAACTGTACAACTTCGTGGATTAAATGTATCTCAGAATTCTGAACGaattatttacatacataaTTTTTCAACTGGAAGCCGCAGACcaatattcaacaaaaaaatgttaaaagcaGCTAagattacataaataaaaatactttaagatatataaaaagctccctctctctctccctctctctctttctctctctctctctctctcatgtttaGTTTTTAAGTTGAAATTCTTCCCATGAACATTCATGAGTTTTGACCTTTCCCTGAGTTTTCTTTTAATGAGAAGACAACCGCGATCCAATTATTACAAAACACTTCATGCGAAAACTATGCATTATCTAAGACAGTTTGGATTTCTATTGCATTCAATTTGTATACGCacataaatgtttgataaacaACACACCATCAATATGTAATGCTCTAGATACAGAAATTGAAGGGATTGTATCGTTGTATAGGTTGTCCTATAAACTTCAgatattttggataaaaatgatGGTTGAGATTAAAAACAACTTCAAGTTTATAGCTGTTCGTGAAGCTTTAAATATGTTTCCCTTGTTTCTATTTACAGATAGATTATCACCAGTGCTGACAcaaatttgttcaatttcaaaCTTTGTTGACGATTGTGGAAATAAGGGATTGCTGTGGAACTGCAGTGGATTAAACATTTCCAAAATACCAACAGTGTTACCTCCTGAATTGGAAAATATCAATGTTATGCTGGATTTATCAGTCAATCAATTCACTTCTCTAACAGAAGATACATTTGAAGCAATAGCGACTTCCTCCAAGGTGACGTCTCTCATTCTTCATCACAATAACATAACCAAAATTTCAGAGATGGTCTTTCAAAAAATGTCAAGCTTATGCAGTTTGGATATTTCTTATGCACATCTTAAAGTCAATGACATTGATGTCGAAGCCTTTTCTTATCTTGACGAACTCCAGTATCttcaaattcatcaaaatgattttcatgAGGCGAAAAATCCAAGATATCCTGGTATTCAGCTTTCCAAACTTcgttcattaaaatatttgaaaattgatatttttaatggaTTTCAGTTTCAAAAACCGTTTGAAAATCTTTCCAATTTATCCAAATTAGAATTCAATACTCTAGGTGAATTTAAAATAACCAATACTTCTTTCGAGGGTCTTAAGCTCTCCCCACTCCGCAGCCTCGATATGTTGTTTAGAAATCATGTGGACTGTGACGTTTCGGAAGATCTATTTTGCTCGTTTCCGTTCTTAGACACAAATATCAGTATAAGTTTTGGCGGCAAGTGCAGTATTGATGCAGCATTAAGATCACTCAAATGTTTACAATATCgtgaaatacaaaaaattgatatgactTTAAATGATCAAGAAATAAGATCAGACATAGTTAATATAAACGATATGAGCGTTAAGTACCTTTCCAATATCTGCGTGAGTGAGCTAATAGTGGATCGGGACGCAATTATCTATcttaatatacatatttacaaaaCTATAATATggcattgtttaaataaattaagtcTTAGAGTAAATCACATCCAATATGTTGCTTTTGAGACAGTATTAGCTTTTTTAACTTTGCCACGGCTGCAGGAAATAAATGCATGTTGCAATTCCCGTTTACCTTACATGGAATTATCTAATATCTACAATATCGACaaagatatgaaaatatttCCATCAACATTAATCTGCCAAGAAGTCTAATGCTACTTGACATCTCTTACAATTTTATCCACGATCAGTATCCTGTACGATGGTATTTACTTGTAACTCTTACAGGGGAAAATTTGAGCAAACTGTATCTTCAAAAAACTAGTTTTCCTGTTGAGTATAAAGACATCTTTAATTTTCCGTCCTTAAGAATCCTTAATTTATCtgaaaataactttgcaaaTATTCACCCGAATATATTTCAAAGAGTGAGAAATCTTCGCCAGTTATTCGCATGAAATGTCAACTTAAACTTGATTAACAGTTTGATTGCCGAaggtttgtttaaaaatctcaaatgtTTGACAAAACTTGATCTATCTCGAAATGGCTTAGCCTTTTTACCGCAGTCTCTACTAAGAGAccaaaaacaatctttaacaGAAATTAATCTAGATCATAATATGTTTTCTTCCATCCACGATTCCTTAATGCAGTTGGAAAATTTGAACAATCTCTATCTTCGATACAACTTGATATCAAAGATTTCGGAGAAGGACCAGAGACTTTTTGAATCATTGAACAATCTATCAATCCATTTAAAAGGAAATCCAATTTCCTGCGCATGCTTAAACATCCAGTCATTGAAATGGATGAAGAatcaccaaatttcatttccaGATCTTGGCAAAGTTCTATGTGTGGGAAACAACCACCATGTTGGTCATTTATTCAACGACGAAATATGGCGGAAATTCGAACTAGACTGCCAGTCAAACGATTGGCTCATATTTTCTATCGTATTGCTGTTTCTGACAATGTTAATATTCACAAGTATTGCTGCTATCAAAAGATACCGTGTCCATCTAGAATATGTAATTCTTAGACTGAAAAAACAATGGAAAGGTATACCTTTACGAAAAAGTAAAGAGGAGTTTTTGTTTGATGTGTATGTATCATACAGTGAATCGGACTACGAATGGGTCAGAGATAAACTTCGTCCAAAATTAGAAGATTTAAACGTAAAATCATGGATAACAGATATAAATTCCACTCCAGGCCGCTGGGTATTAGAAGGGATTGTGAATCGTATTAACGAGTGCCGGAAAGTAATGTTTGTTGTAAGTGAGAGTTTTTTGGACATGGAGTGGTCTTCATATGCTGTTAAAACAGCCATCACCCATGCTTTCCATAATCAACGACAGGGGTTTATTGTGGTTTTGATTAAAGATGGGGTTGCTCTTGAAAAGCTCCCAGAGGAACTGAAAAACATATGGTGGTGCATGGAATACTTCAGATGGCCTGACGAAGAGGAAAGTAACGAAGTTATACTCAAGAATCTGACCAAAACACTTAAATACGATATAACTGTTTGAGTGAAATATGATTCGAATAAACAGATGAATCTTTGTACTAGATATTTATGAATcgcttttatttgtaaattatggGAATTTTATTTTCGTTAATATGTGTAAGAATATAgtattttgtggaaaaaaaccCCACGATATTTAAGACACTAAGTGTGCAGTTGCAATATTATTCGTTTTAGATcaaacactatatatatatataaatcaatcaaggatttgtttaaaaaatgcattgtaaattcaacaaagaaatcaatttcCCGAATTCATTACGTGTATGTCCTAGTTTGGAAAttattccattgaaaaaatGTTATCTTTGTCTCAAAGCGGTAACACCGCTAAGTACGGAACGATCTATGATTAATCTCAGTAAAAAATGTTAGTTACTTCCGGGATTTCAGGATAAGATATCTATTGAAAAAGGGTCTAACAATTGACGTTAGTAAATACAtctaatacatatataaacatctaaagaataaattgtattgttctgaattaatataaatttctttgttgaaaatatatatgtgttttGGTATGCATTAgcaatatttagaaaaaagcCCAAAACTATtctgtaatatatatttacgaatatcttctgaattttttttaaaaaggtggtATAATTATAAACAGTCTTTTGCAGAAAAGAAATGTCAATTGCATAATTGAAGGTCTTTAAAAAGACAGCATATACTTATTAAATATTgggggaaaaaagaaaaaaagatgtgTCTTGCACGTTTCCCTAAATGTTATGTACAATAATGGCCTTTTTTAAAGACAGTATTTTGTCAGCTTTTAAGCTATCTGAAGGAaaacattgatatatatatattctccaCAGTATTCgatgtttttcttttactctattcctaaataaagaaatatataaatattatccCTTCATTTATTACATACGAACTGAAATCATACTAcaacgaatattttttttccaaaatatatatatctgtaatttaatgaatttgaaatattttcagttCAGTATCTGCAAGGCCTCAAGATTAGGAAGTGATTTTACACTTAAgtcaaaatttcaatcattcaTTAAACTATAgtgtatcaaaaaaaaatagcataaatTTTTTACTATAACTACCATCAGTCACATGATCAGAACAGTTTtcttaaaaaaggaaatttccTCATTCAAAGGGCATAATATATGTATTAGAGAATGACATACTAGAAGGTTTTAACACCCTTTGTGACTCTACTTCATACACTGTTGTTTATGTAATATAGAAGAAGGTGCATTAAAGTAGCATGTAAGTATGTACATATTATCTattatattatgtttatttattgaaGTTCAACTTAATTTACAGCTATATTTTAGTGGGATTTAGATACTGAAACACCTACATGCATGCAAAC from Magallana gigas chromosome 9, xbMagGiga1.1, whole genome shotgun sequence includes these protein-coding regions:
- the LOC136271373 gene encoding P-granule-associated novel protein 1-like, whose product is MMKWKKTRGMLDRQLCVSVVLMYRLSPVLTQICSISNFVDDCGNKGLLWNCSGLNISKIPTVLPPELENINVMLDLSVNQFTSLTEDTFEAIATSSKVTSLILHHNNITKISEMVFQKMSSLCSLDISYAHLKVNDIDVEAFSYLDELQYLQIHQNDFHEAKNPRYPGIQLSKLRSLKYLKIDIFNGFQFQKPFENLSNLSKLEFNTLGEFKITNTSFEGLKLSPLRSLDMLFRNHVDCDVSEDLFCSFPFLDTNISISFGGKCSIDAALRSLKCLQYREIQKIDMTLNDQEIRSDIVNINDMSVKYLSNICVSELIVDRDAIIYLNIHIYKTIIWHCLNKLSLRVNHIQYVAFETVLAFLTLPRLQEINACCNSRLPYMELSNIYNIDKDMKIFPSTLICQEV